A genomic window from Enterobacteriaceae endosymbiont of Macroplea appendiculata includes:
- the aroK gene encoding shikimate kinase AroK translates to MAEKRNIFLIGPMGAGKSTIGRQLAHLLNMDFFDSDQEIERRTGADISWVFDVEGEEGFRQREKKIINEVTHKQGIILATGGGSILLEETRKILSSRGIVIYLTTTIEQQLNRTKRDKKRPLLHKQKNLISQKKFFQTLAKDRNHLYASIADITIATDEHSAKIVANQLVHLLDNI, encoded by the coding sequence ATGGCAGAAAAAAGAAATATATTTTTAATAGGACCTATGGGTGCTGGGAAAAGTACTATTGGACGGCAATTAGCTCATTTATTAAATATGGATTTTTTCGATTCTGATCAAGAAATTGAACGTCGTACTGGTGCTGATATTAGTTGGGTTTTTGATGTTGAAGGAGAAGAAGGTTTTAGACAAAGAGAAAAAAAAATTATTAATGAAGTTACTCACAAACAAGGTATTATTTTAGCAACTGGTGGAGGTTCAATTTTATTAGAAGAAACAAGAAAAATATTATCTTCTAGAGGTATTGTAATATATTTAACCACAACTATAGAACAACAATTAAACAGAACAAAAAGAGATAAAAAACGTCCTTTATTACATAAACAAAAAAATCTAATATCACAAAAAAAATTTTTTCAAACTTTAGCTAAAGATAGAAATCATTTATATGCTAGTATAGCAGATATTACCATTGCAACAGATGAACATAGTGCTAAGATAGTTGCAAATCAATTAGTACATTTATTAGATAATATTTAA
- the aroB gene encoding 3-dehydroquinate synthase codes for MYSLMVSTQKQQYPVHIGFNLFNKQESFNFLTKNCQIVIITNDTIFNLYFIKFTKQLNLMNIKTNYVLIPEGEQYKTLQTLNIIFTYLLKNHYNRDVILIGLGGGVIGDITGLAAALYQRGIKFIQVPTTLLAQVDAAIGGKTAVNHILGKNMIGSFYSPIAVISNLDCLYSLSKREFISGMSEVIKYGIILDKFFFNWLEKNVNKILNLCPKEINYCIKKCCSLKTKVVIKDEYEHNHRSLLNLGHTFGHAIEAKMNYTWLHGEAVSVGIIIATLIAEELKILQHQDTIRIINIFQKYSLPIHSPSNMNAEQYLEYIYRDKKILKNNIRIIIPVEIGKAIIYNITENMILNAIQKIQNINL; via the coding sequence ATGTATTCTTTAATGGTATCAACACAAAAACAACAATATCCTGTACACATAGGTTTTAATTTATTTAATAAACAAGAATCATTTAATTTTTTAACAAAAAATTGTCAAATAGTAATTATAACTAATGATACTATTTTTAATTTATATTTTATAAAATTCACTAAACAACTGAATTTAATGAATATAAAAACTAATTATGTTCTTATACCAGAAGGAGAACAATACAAAACATTACAAACTCTAAATATAATTTTTACATATTTATTAAAAAATCATTATAATAGAGATGTTATATTAATTGGTTTAGGTGGAGGTGTTATTGGCGATATTACTGGTTTAGCTGCTGCTTTATATCAAAGAGGCATAAAATTTATACAAGTACCTACTACTCTATTAGCACAGGTAGATGCTGCTATTGGAGGAAAAACAGCAGTAAACCATATTTTAGGAAAAAATATGATCGGCAGTTTTTACTCACCTATAGCAGTAATTAGTAATTTAGATTGTTTATACAGTTTATCTAAAAGAGAATTTATTTCTGGAATGTCTGAAGTAATAAAATATGGTATTATTTTAGATAAATTTTTTTTTAATTGGTTAGAAAAAAATGTAAATAAAATATTAAATTTATGTCCTAAAGAAATTAATTATTGTATAAAAAAATGTTGTTCATTAAAAACTAAAGTAGTGATAAAAGATGAATATGAACATAATCATAGATCATTATTAAATTTAGGACATACTTTTGGACATGCTATAGAAGCAAAAATGAATTATACATGGTTACATGGTGAAGCTGTTTCAGTAGGTATAATTATTGCAACCTTAATTGCAGAAGAATTAAAAATATTACAACATCAAGATACTATTAGAATTATTAATATATTCCAAAAATATTCATTACCTATACACAGTCCGTCAAATATGAATGCAGAACAGTATTTAGAATATATTTATAGAGATAAAAAAATATTAAAAAATAATATACGCATTATTATTCCAGTAGAAATAGGAAAAGCTATTATTTATAATATAACTGAAAATATGATTCTGAATGCTATACAAAAAATACAAAATATAAATTTATAA
- the rpe gene encoding ribulose-phosphate 3-epimerase yields the protein MTKCLIAASILSANFACLGQEINDVIHAGADIIHFDVMDNHYVPNITIGPTVLKAIRDYGINSIIDVHLMTKPVDNLIIPFAQAGADYITFHPENTYHVDRSINLIKQCGCKVGLALTPTTPLSYLDYVLEKIDIILIMAVNPGYAGQTFLPVIYNKIQNINNIVKKQTNKILLSVDGGININNISKIVICGANILVIGSFIFNNTMPYIQTIKYIKKKIFIK from the coding sequence ATGACTAAATGTTTAATAGCCGCGTCAATTCTATCTGCTAATTTTGCTTGTTTGGGCCAAGAAATAAATGATGTTATTCACGCAGGAGCTGACATTATACATTTTGATGTTATGGATAACCATTATGTTCCTAATATTACTATAGGGCCAACAGTTTTAAAAGCAATACGAGATTATGGCATTAATTCTATTATTGATGTACATTTAATGACAAAACCAGTGGATAATCTTATTATTCCTTTTGCTCAAGCAGGAGCAGATTATATTACCTTCCATCCTGAAAATACATATCATGTAGATCGTAGTATTAATTTAATTAAACAATGTGGTTGTAAAGTAGGTTTAGCTTTAACTCCGACAACACCTTTAAGTTATTTAGATTATGTATTAGAAAAAATAGATATTATTTTAATTATGGCCGTAAATCCTGGTTATGCTGGACAAACATTTTTACCTGTTATTTATAATAAAATACAAAATATTAACAATATAGTAAAAAAACAGACAAATAAAATTTTATTGAGTGTTGATGGTGGTATTAATATCAATAATATTTCTAAAATAGTAATTTGTGGTGCTAATATATTAGTTATTGGATCATTTATTTTTAATAATACTATGCCTTACATACAAACTATTAAATATATTAAAAAAAAGATATTTATTAAATAA
- the trpS gene encoding tryptophan--tRNA ligase — MLHKLTVFSGIQPTGILTIGNYIGALSQWEILQKKYLCIYCIADLHSLTVIKNIHNVNKNILDTLSILLACGINPEKSIIFAQSHVPQHTQLHWILNCFTKFGELNRMTQFKEKYHCNNTNAVALFNYPILMAADILLYGAHKVPVGKDQIQHLELTRTLAKRFNNIYGNVFITPEIILNQHGSCIMSLSNPTKKMSKTDINTNNIISLLDNTTSIIYKIKHAITDSDKPPVIKYDLINKPGISNLLNILSHITNTSISKLEKKFYGQTYYFFKEYIIEHLNYFLNKLREKYYFYRQDENYLNNILKYGSEKANEKALVILNKIYHKLGLK; from the coding sequence ATGTTACACAAACTAACAGTATTTAGTGGTATACAACCAACTGGAATTTTAACTATTGGTAATTATATAGGTGCTTTAAGTCAGTGGGAAATATTACAAAAAAAATATTTGTGTATATACTGTATAGCTGATTTACATTCTCTAACAGTGATCAAAAATATTCATAATGTAAACAAAAATATTTTAGATACATTATCTATATTATTAGCGTGTGGAATCAATCCCGAAAAAAGTATTATTTTTGCACAATCACATGTACCACAACATACACAATTACATTGGATTCTAAATTGTTTTACTAAGTTTGGTGAATTAAATAGAATGACACAATTTAAAGAAAAATATCATTGTAATAATACTAATGCTGTTGCTTTATTTAACTATCCAATTTTAATGGCTGCAGATATTTTATTATATGGTGCACATAAAGTACCTGTTGGTAAAGATCAAATACAACATTTAGAATTAACTCGTACCCTTGCAAAAAGATTTAATAATATTTATGGTAATGTATTTATTACACCAGAAATAATACTTAATCAACATGGTAGTTGTATTATGTCTTTATCTAATCCTACAAAAAAGATGTCTAAAACAGATATAAATACAAACAATATTATTAGTTTATTAGATAATACTACAAGTATTATATATAAAATTAAGCATGCAATCACAGATTCAGATAAACCGCCAGTAATTAAATACGACCTAATAAATAAACCAGGAATCTCAAATTTATTAAATATATTAAGTCATATTACTAATACATCAATATCAAAACTAGAAAAAAAATTCTATGGACAAACATATTACTTTTTTAAAGAATATATTATTGAACATTTAAATTATTTTTTAAACAAACTACGTGAAAAGTATTATTTTTACCGACAAGATGAAAATTATTTAAATAATATTTTAAAATATGGTTCAGAAAAAGCAAATGAAAAAGCTTTAGTTATATTAAATAAAATTTACCATAAATTAGGTTTAAAATAA
- a CDS encoding cyclic nucleotide-binding domain-containing protein — MVLQTQKDNSTLKWFLSFCKINKYSAKKILIHQGQIIKHLFYIIKGNVIVLLKNSITNKEIILYYLYTGNFIGTLGIFNKKYQYSTTTIQLKTECVIASISYKKFFHIININNDIIINIALQIADKLDYISTKFGNLVFLDVINRITIALWHLAKSPVAITHPDGMQIRITRQEIGKIVGCSRETVGRKLKILEQQNTISAHGKTIIVYGAR; from the coding sequence ATAGTGTTACAAACACAAAAAGATAATTCTACATTAAAATGGTTTTTATCTTTTTGTAAAATTAACAAATATTCTGCTAAAAAAATTTTAATACATCAAGGACAAATTATTAAACATTTATTTTATATTATTAAAGGTAATGTTATAGTTTTATTAAAAAATAGTATCACTAATAAAGAAATAATATTATATTATTTATATACAGGAAATTTTATTGGAACATTAGGAATTTTTAATAAAAAATATCAATATAGCACTACTACGATCCAATTAAAAACAGAATGTGTCATTGCATCGATATCATATAAAAAATTTTTCCATATTATTAATATTAATAATGATATTATTATTAATATTGCTTTACAAATTGCAGATAAATTAGATTATATATCTACTAAATTTGGTAATTTAGTTTTTTTAGATGTAATTAATAGAATTACAATCGCTTTATGGCATTTAGCAAAATCTCCAGTAGCTATTACACATCCAGATGGAATGCAAATTAGGATTACTAGACAAGAAATTGGTAAAATTGTTGGATGTTCACGAGAAACTGTTGGCAGAAAATTAAAAATTTTAGAACAACAAAATACTATTTCAGCACATGGTAAAACAATTATTGTGTATGGCGCACGTTAG
- the murI gene encoding glutamate racemase — protein sequence MYKILCLSQLNIFIFDSGIGGLSIYNFIKNKFQNINFIYLLDNAYFPYGNKSKSFIQKRLLKILFNVSYKYNITLAIIGCNTASVSSLPYIRRYFNFPIIGISPMFDKAIKTTKNNVIGIIATNTTINNVHIQKKINLINTNRQYLILSLASQRLVYFAEQKITGKNNSIKILYDIFNTWYHLPVFPDSIILGCTHFLFIKDELKKIFPIHTIFIDSNHEVLLQLQKIIQPTSQKYHLQKNIFLYTKKTLKIKCLKDYIHDIGFHFSTKIKLI from the coding sequence GTGTATAAAATATTATGTTTGTCTCAATTAAATATTTTTATTTTTGATTCTGGTATAGGTGGTTTATCTATTTACAATTTTATTAAAAATAAATTTCAAAATATTAATTTTATTTATTTATTAGATAATGCATATTTTCCTTATGGCAATAAATCTAAAAGTTTCATACAAAAACGTTTATTAAAAATTTTATTCAATGTTAGTTATAAATATAACATTACATTAGCTATTATAGGCTGTAATACAGCTAGTGTATCTAGTTTACCTTATATAAGAAGATATTTTAATTTTCCTATTATAGGTATTTCACCTATGTTTGATAAGGCGATAAAAACTACTAAAAATAATGTTATTGGGATTATAGCTACTAATACTACTATAAATAACGTTCATATTCAAAAAAAAATAAACCTTATTAATACTAATAGACAATATTTAATATTATCATTAGCCTCACAAAGGTTAGTATATTTCGCAGAACAAAAAATTACTGGTAAAAATAATTCGATAAAAATTTTATATGATATTTTTAATACATGGTATCATTTACCAGTATTTCCAGATAGTATTATTTTAGGTTGCACACACTTTCTGTTTATAAAAGATGAACTCAAAAAAATTTTTCCTATACATACAATATTTATTGATTCTAATCATGAAGTACTTTTACAATTACAAAAAATAATTCAACCCACATCTCAAAAATATCATTTACAAAAAAATATTTTTCTTTATACAAAAAAAACCTTAAAAATAAAATGTCTAAAAGATTATATACATGATATAGGATTTCATTTTTCTACAAAAATTAAACTTATATAA
- a CDS encoding cysteine desulfurase family protein, translated as MNNIIKHHNNIYLDYAATTPMDIRVIKKMYNYLITNDNFGNSISQIHYFGQKVHEDIEKARYQIATIIGGNPQNIIFTSSASESINLAIKGIIYKYPKKKHIITCVSEHAATLQTCYFLEKQNLCDVTYLTVSKIGLIDLDYLKDHIKHNTILITIMHINNEIGIIQDIQHIGEICKQKNIFFHVDATQSIGKFPFNLSNYNIDLLSFSAHKFYGPKGIGVLYTKHPCLIPLIHGGNHEKGMRAGTLATHQIIGMAEALYLIHKNIMNEMTRIKFLKNMLWDGVKNIPGIFLNSDLNHTSPYIINLRFKNIFNKLLLLEMHNIAVSLSSACMTNSYKLSHVLQSLGLTKKEIHSSIRISFGMFTTIQDINVTISTIHTAIHKIRHHNKFYSI; from the coding sequence ATGAATAACATTATAAAGCATCATAACAATATTTATTTAGATTACGCTGCTACTACTCCAATGGATATAAGAGTCATTAAAAAAATGTATAATTATTTAATAACTAATGATAATTTTGGTAACTCAATTTCTCAAATACATTATTTTGGTCAAAAAGTACATGAAGATATTGAAAAAGCAAGATATCAAATTGCGACAATAATTGGTGGTAATCCACAAAACATTATTTTTACATCATCAGCAAGCGAATCTATTAATTTAGCTATTAAAGGTATTATTTATAAATATCCTAAAAAAAAACATATTATTACTTGTGTTAGTGAACACGCAGCAACATTACAAACTTGTTATTTTTTAGAAAAACAAAATTTATGTGATGTTACTTATTTAACAGTTTCTAAAATTGGTTTAATAGATCTTGACTATTTAAAAGATCATATAAAACATAATACTATATTAATTACTATTATGCATATTAACAACGAAATAGGAATTATACAAGATATACAACATATTGGGGAAATATGCAAACAAAAAAACATTTTTTTTCATGTTGATGCTACACAAAGTATAGGTAAATTTCCATTTAATTTATCTAATTATAATATTGATTTACTTTCTTTTTCAGCACATAAGTTTTATGGTCCCAAAGGTATTGGCGTGTTATATACTAAACATCCTTGTTTAATACCTTTAATACATGGCGGAAATCATGAAAAAGGTATGCGTGCAGGCACTTTAGCAACACATCAAATTATTGGTATGGCAGAAGCATTATATTTAATACACAAAAATATCATGAATGAAATGACAAGAATAAAATTTTTAAAAAACATGTTATGGGACGGAGTAAAAAACATTCCAGGTATATTTTTAAATAGTGATTTAAATCATACTTCTCCATATATTATTAATTTAAGATTTAAAAATATATTTAATAAATTATTATTATTAGAAATGCATAATATTGCAGTATCATTATCTTCAGCTTGTATGACAAATTCTTATAAATTATCTCATGTTCTTCAATCTCTTGGATTAACAAAAAAAGAAATACACAGTTCTATTAGAATTTCTTTTGGTATGTTTACTACAATACAAGATATTAACGTAACAATATCCACTATACATACAGCAATACATAAAATAAGACATCATAATAAATTTTATTCTATATAA
- the pykF gene encoding pyruvate kinase PykF, with product MKKTKIVCTIGPKSESKYILSKFLNLGMDVIRLNFSHSDHDNHLNRIIKIRDIIKQTGQKVAILLDTKGPEIRTMYLQNGMDVHLYAGQKFILSTDQNIIGNNQCIAITYADLINDLHINDKILIDDGLITMIVTAFDKNQIICQVLNNGMLSENKGINLPGITLKLPFLSKQDKKDLIFACQHTVDYIAASFVRSPEDILEMKQFLKLHDGDHIPIIAKIENQAGLKNFDSILNVSDGIMVARGDLGVEIPVEDVIFAQKMIIKKCNFAGKIVITATQMLDSMIKNPRPTRAEAGDVANAILDGTDAVMLSGESANGKYPVQSLKIMSTICERTDLIMENRINYYHHNDMSITDAVCRSAVEIAEKLKAPLIIVATRLGKSAKAIRKYFPKAMILALTTNYRTAKQLILSKGIFPKLVKQIASTDDFYIIGKQVALSSKYAIKGDVIVMVSGALVPSGTTNTTSIHII from the coding sequence ATGAAAAAAACAAAGATTGTTTGTACTATTGGTCCAAAATCTGAATCAAAATACATTTTATCTAAATTCTTAAATTTAGGAATGGATGTTATTAGACTAAATTTTTCACACAGTGATCATGACAATCATCTTAATAGAATTATTAAGATACGTGATATTATAAAACAAACAGGACAAAAAGTAGCAATATTATTAGATACTAAAGGGCCAGAAATACGGACAATGTATTTACAAAATGGCATGGATGTTCATTTATATGCTGGGCAAAAATTTATATTATCTACTGACCAAAACATTATTGGTAATAATCAATGTATTGCTATTACATATGCAGATTTAATCAATGATTTACATATTAATGATAAAATTTTAATTGATGATGGTTTAATTACTATGATAGTTACAGCATTTGATAAAAACCAAATAATATGTCAAGTACTTAATAATGGCATGTTATCAGAAAATAAAGGTATTAATTTGCCTGGCATAACTCTTAAATTACCATTTTTATCCAAACAAGATAAAAAAGATCTAATATTTGCTTGTCAACATACTGTAGATTATATTGCTGCTTCTTTTGTACGCTCTCCAGAAGATATTTTAGAGATGAAGCAATTTTTAAAATTACATGATGGTGATCATATACCTATTATTGCCAAAATTGAAAATCAAGCAGGATTAAAAAATTTTGATAGTATTTTAAATGTTTCTGATGGTATTATGGTTGCGCGAGGAGATTTAGGAGTAGAAATACCTGTTGAAGATGTTATTTTTGCACAAAAAATGATTATTAAAAAATGTAATTTTGCTGGTAAAATTGTAATTACTGCAACACAAATGTTAGATTCAATGATAAAAAATCCTAGACCTACTAGAGCAGAAGCTGGGGATGTTGCTAATGCTATATTAGATGGTACAGATGCAGTGATGTTATCCGGAGAAAGTGCTAATGGTAAATATCCAGTACAATCACTGAAAATTATGTCTACTATTTGTGAAAGAACAGATTTAATTATGGAAAATAGAATTAATTATTATCATCATAATGATATGAGTATTACTGATGCAGTATGTCGTAGTGCTGTAGAAATAGCAGAAAAATTAAAAGCGCCATTAATTATTGTTGCAACGAGATTAGGAAAATCTGCTAAAGCAATACGCAAATATTTTCCTAAAGCTATGATTTTAGCATTAACTACAAATTATAGAACAGCAAAACAATTAATCTTAAGTAAAGGTATTTTCCCTAAATTAGTAAAACAAATAGCATCTACTGATGATTTTTATATTATTGGTAAACAAGTAGCTTTATCCAGTAAATATGCTATTAAAGGAGATGTTATTGTTATGGTGTCTGGTGCATTAGTACCTAGCGGCACTACTAATACTACTTCTATACATATTATATAG
- the sufE gene encoding cysteine desulfuration protein SufE encodes MKKYSLLNKNIMEENFLNCINWEEKYLYIIELGHYIPYLSPNQHTLENIIVGCQSQVWITINIDASDYVIFHGDSDSAIIKGLLTMIFIFYHHKKYYEIINFNIHMCFKKLSLNKYLTLSRLHGLETIIQTIKNKIHKIRQNT; translated from the coding sequence ATGAAAAAATATTCATTATTAAATAAAAATATTATGGAAGAAAATTTTTTAAACTGTATTAATTGGGAAGAAAAATATCTTTATATTATCGAATTAGGACATTATATTCCTTATCTATCACCAAATCAACATACTTTAGAAAATATTATTGTTGGTTGTCAAAGTCAAGTATGGATAACAATAAATATTGATGCTAGTGACTATGTTATATTTCATGGAGATAGCGATTCCGCTATTATAAAAGGATTATTAACAATGATTTTTATTTTTTATCATCATAAAAAATATTATGAAATTATTAATTTTAATATCCATATGTGTTTTAAAAAATTATCTTTAAATAAATATTTAACTTTATCAAGATTACATGGTTTAGAAACTATTATACAGACTATTAAAAACAAAATTCACAAAATACGTCAGAATACATAA
- a CDS encoding SufS family cysteine desulfurase, with product MNKYSIKNIRLQFPIFSHKINHYPLIYFDNAATVHKPIQVITALKNFYKYHYASIHRSIYKLSIQATDTVEKIREQIAHFIGAQYTQEIIFTKSTTEGINLIANTWAINNLNKNDNIIISEMEHHSNIIPWKILSYKIGFKINIIPLTNTGKLQIEKLSNLIDTYTKLISITYISNVLGTINPIKNIIQKAKKNNIIIIIDGAQAITHNKINVKDLGCDFFVFSGHKIFGPTGIGILWGKKNILENMEPWETGGGMVFNFQKNSKPIWEKIPWKFEAGTPNIAGIIGLGAALKWFKTYDIQEIITYNKFLTKYFLQKIKLIPGIKIFGNPLLDNRVGIISFNLYQHHAYDIGSFLDQYGIAIRTGHHCAIPIMNFYNVKTMCRVSFTIYNSIEEIDFFIKKIIYINNLLSKKL from the coding sequence ATGAATAAATATTCTATTAAAAATATTCGACTTCAATTTCCTATTTTTTCACATAAAATAAATCATTATCCATTAATTTATTTTGATAATGCAGCTACTGTACATAAACCTATACAAGTAATTACAGCACTAAAAAATTTTTATAAATATCATTATGCTTCTATACATAGAAGCATATATAAATTAAGCATTCAAGCAACAGATACAGTAGAAAAAATACGTGAACAAATAGCACATTTTATTGGCGCACAATATACACAAGAAATTATTTTTACAAAAAGTACTACTGAAGGTATTAATTTAATTGCTAATACTTGGGCAATAAATAATCTTAACAAAAATGATAATATTATTATATCTGAAATGGAACATCATTCTAATATTATACCTTGGAAAATTTTATCATATAAAATAGGATTTAAAATAAATATTATTCCATTAACAAATACCGGAAAATTACAAATAGAAAAATTATCTAATCTTATAGACACATATACTAAATTAATATCTATCACATATATTTCTAATGTTTTAGGTACTATTAATCCAATTAAAAATATTATACAAAAAGCTAAAAAAAATAATATTATTATTATCATAGATGGAGCGCAAGCTATAACACATAATAAGATTAATGTAAAAGATTTAGGATGTGATTTTTTTGTATTTTCTGGACATAAAATATTTGGTCCAACTGGTATTGGTATTTTATGGGGCAAAAAAAATATCTTAGAAAATATGGAACCATGGGAAACTGGTGGTGGCATGGTATTCAATTTTCAAAAAAATTCTAAACCTATCTGGGAAAAAATACCATGGAAGTTTGAAGCAGGAACACCTAATATTGCCGGTATTATTGGTTTAGGTGCCGCATTAAAATGGTTTAAAACATATGATATACAAGAAATTATTACATATAATAAATTTTTAACTAAATATTTTTTACAAAAAATAAAACTCATACCTGGTATAAAAATTTTTGGCAATCCTTTATTAGATAATAGAGTAGGTATTATATCGTTTAATTTATATCAACACCATGCTTATGATATTGGTAGTTTTTTAGATCAATATGGTATTGCTATACGTACTGGTCATCATTGTGCTATTCCAATTATGAACTTTTATAATGTTAAAACAATGTGTCGTGTATCTTTTACTATATATAATAGTATTGAAGAAATAGATTTTTTTATAAAAAAAATAATATATATTAATAATTTATTAAGTAAAAAATTATGA
- a CDS encoding SufD family Fe-S cluster assembly protein, with the protein MTIYEKNNFIDKLEKLYILQQNENFCEYKEKYWLQLKKIIYQTNNLIIPKFEQKYYHNKYFTKINIKNCINTITNFFLIKNAICLYFINGFFYQNYSNIENDFYKIIIHKRNTGLSIKNNYYNNYVSIYLAYIFSQQQLTININDITKNSNYTVPVYFLYINTNLHLDQNYITSNYYNTINIHSKNIVLIEHFFNINKFYTNNICIYYNIHDNTQLKHHTIITNKLTNLNNYHNTYYEYNLHKNVKMVKYDCITSSLNIKNINNFYLQGHNSFLTYKSLNIVKKNNLIIHNYLKHNGQNCYSYQLHKTIGIESSRIHLLGNIIIDHIAENTFSKMKFNNLLLDKLSKITVHPELNIYNNNVHSKHSAFIGKISTTQIFFLRTRGIDIRTSFTMLVYGFMEDIVKGFKYINIKDNIIQYIYSNLLT; encoded by the coding sequence ATGACAATATATGAAAAAAATAATTTTATTGATAAATTAGAAAAATTATACATTTTACAACAAAATGAAAATTTTTGTGAATATAAAGAAAAATATTGGTTACAACTAAAAAAGATAATATATCAGACGAATAATCTTATTATACCTAAATTTGAACAAAAATATTATCATAATAAATATTTTACTAAAATAAATATAAAAAATTGTATCAATACAATCACAAATTTTTTTTTAATTAAAAATGCTATTTGTTTATATTTTATAAATGGTTTTTTTTATCAAAACTATAGTAATATTGAAAATGATTTTTACAAAATTATAATACATAAAAGAAATACTGGTTTATCAATTAAAAATAATTATTATAATAATTATGTGAGTATTTATTTAGCTTATATTTTTTCACAACAACAACTAACGATTAATATTAATGATATTACGAAAAATAGTAATTATACTGTTCCTGTATATTTTTTATATATAAATACTAACTTACATTTAGATCAAAATTATATTACTTCTAATTATTATAATACTATTAATATACATAGCAAAAATATAGTACTTATAGAACATTTTTTTAATATAAATAAATTTTATACAAACAACATCTGTATATACTATAATATACATGATAATACTCAACTTAAGCATCATACTATTATAACCAATAAACTTACTAATTTAAATAATTATCATAATACTTATTATGAATATAATTTACATAAAAATGTTAAAATGGTAAAATATGACTGCATAACATCAAGTTTAAATATTAAAAATATTAATAATTTTTATTTACAAGGTCATAATTCTTTTTTAACTTATAAAAGTTTAAATATAGTAAAAAAAAATAACTTAATTATACATAATTATTTAAAACATAACGGACAAAATTGTTATAGTTATCAATTGCATAAAACTATTGGTATAGAATCTTCTAGAATACATTTACTAGGTAACATTATTATTGATCATATAGCGGAAAATACATTTAGCAAAATGAAATTTAATAATTTATTACTTGATAAATTATCTAAAATAACAGTACATCCTGAACTTAATATTTATAATAATAATGTACATTCTAAACATAGTGCATTTATTGGTAAAATAAGTACTACACAAATATTTTTTTTAAGAACAAGAGGTATAGATATAAGAACTTCATTTACTATGTTAGTATATGGTTTTATGGAAGATATAGTAAAAGGTTTTAAATATATTAATATTAAGGATAATATTATACAATATATATATTCTAATTTATTAACTTAA